GCTACACGCTGCCGGTCGCGTCGATGGCCGTCGGCGATTTGATCCGCGCACTCGGCCATCGGCTCAAGCTCGACGTGCAAGTCGACGACGCAGCCATCCAAGCCGCCGGGCTTTCGCTCAATACCGAAGTGAAAGTGAATGTCAACAACGCAACCGAAGACGAACTATTGCACGACGTGCTCGACCCGGCCGGGTTGACCTTCGATCGCAAAGCGGGCGGAATCACCGTGCGGCCGAAGAAGTGAGGGAAGAAAGTGGCCAGGGTCGGGGGCCAGAGGCCAGTGACGCGACGCGCGAAACCGCAAGCGAGCTTCCATCTCAGTCGGCTTGGAAGCTCGCTTGCGGTTTCGCGCGTTTGCCGTTATCCCGCTGCCTGCACTCGGCGCTGGCGATAATACTTCAAGCCGGGGGCGAAAAAGCAGATTCCGGTAACGATGCCGAAGATCGTGTGGCCGAACTCCGGCCAGAGGGCCATCACGCCGGCGGTGAGAAACGATGCGACGGCCTGCACGTAAAACTCGCCGCTCAAGATGCCCGCCTTCACGACGAACACCATCCCACTGATCAACCCCAGCACCGGCGAGAGCTTCAACACCGGCAACCGCAGCAGCCATTCGATCACGAACAATTCGACGCTGGCAATCACCGCCGCCCCCCACAGGTGCGCGATCTGCCGCTCGATGAACGTCACCGGGCCGGCCCGCCGCCGCAGGGCCCAAAAGATCGGCGCCCACACGGCGAATCCGCCGGCCCAAATCCATAGATACGGCCAGCGCGACGCCACATGCTGCCACACCAACAGGTTCGTCGCCAGGCATAGCCCGAGCAGCACGACGCTGTGCCACATCCACAATAGTCCCCAATTCTCCAACAGCGGCGCATGGTGCGTCTCGCGGAACACGCGGGCGATCACTTGCGTGAACCCGCCGCTGCGGGCCGACACCGGTTCGCCCGATAGATAGGCGTTCAAATCCGCCGCCAAACGTTCGGCCGATGGATAACGCAGTTGAGCCGGCTTTTGCAGACATTTCAGCGCGATCATTTCCAGATCGCGATCGGCCCGGGCGTTCAACATCCGCGGCGGCACCGGGTCTTGCTCGAGCACCATCAGCAGCGTGTCGACCGGCGAGGCGGTTTGAAACGGCGGCCGGCCGGTGAGCATCTGATACAGAATCGTGCCCAAGCTATACACATCGCTTGCCGGGCCGATCACGCCGCGGCGGCCATCGGCTTGCTCGGGCGACATGTAGCTCGGCGTGCCGACGATCGCGCCGGTGAGCGTCGGGCCGTGTTGATCGGTGATCCGCTTCGCGAGGCCGAAATCGGTCACGTGCGGCTGGCCTTCGTCGTCGATCAAGATATTCGACGGCTTTAGATCGCGATGCAGCAGCCCATGCCGATGCGCGAAGTGGATCGCCTTGGCCACCGGCACCAACAGCGCCGCCGCCTCGCGCGGCTCGAGCGGTCCGTCGGCCAATTGCCGGGCGAGCGTCGTGCCGGCCACGAATTTCATACTGAAATAGGGCTGGCCATCGAGATCGCCGACTTCATACACCGGCACGATATTCGGATGATCCAATTTCGCCGCCGCTTCGGCCTCGGCTCGAAACCTCGCCCGATCGGCAGCGGTGGCCAGTTGGCCGCGCAAAATCATCTTCACCGCCACAATTCGATCGAGACTGATCTGCCGGGCTCGATACACGACTCCCATGCCGCCGCGGCCAAGTTCTTCCAATAATTCGTAGTCGCCAAGGCGGGCAGGCAACGCGACGCGCGGCGTGGATAGTGCCACGGTCGGCGCTTGTGAAGGAGATATGGCGGCTTCTTTGGCATCGGACACATGCGAGGCTACCGCGTCGGCGAGCATCACCGCGCCCCACAGTTCCCGCAGCTCGTCGGCGAGATCGGGATGCGCGGCAACCGTCTCATCGAGCGTCGCGCCACGTCCCGCCTGCTGGGCATCGGTCAATTCAACCAGCAGCTTGGAGAGGCGAAGATCGCGATCGTCGACGGCGGTGGGCATCGGGGTGAGGGTGAGGGGGAAGGGTGAGGGGTTAGGACGGCTGCGGACGGTCGTCGGTTTGGTCTCCTTCGGCTTCCGGCTTGCCGCCTGCGGTCTTTTCGAGATGCGCCCGCAGGCGGCGCATGGCGCGCAGGTAGCGCATGCCGGCGGCGGGTTCGCTGAGGCCGAGCACTTGCGCCACGTCGCCATTCGAGAGGTGCTCGAAATGCCGCAGCAACACCACTTCGCGATCCTGCTCGTCCATGTGTTCCAGGGCCTGCTGAAACCGTACTTGCAGTTCGTGCCACGTCGCGGCGGCGGCGGGCGTGAGCTCGGGATCGACCAATTCGGCCGCCAGGTCGAGCGTCGATTGGTCGAGCTTCGCCGGGGCTACGAGCGGCTGTTCGCGATCGACGCTCCGCCGAGCCGCGACACGATGCCGCCGATGGGCATCGATCAAGCGATCGCGGGCCATATGCCGCAGCCAAAGATGAAACGGCATCGCCGGATGGGCCAGATATTCTTCCAGCCGCCGATGCGCGTCGAGCAACACATCCTGCACGATGTCGCTGGCATCGATCCGCCGGCCGATGCCGCGATCCATCCGCAGATCGATCATCCGCCGCAGGGCCGCCCGATGCCGATCGAGCAGCCGATTCACGGCCGTCGTATCGCCGCCGCGCGCCGCGGCCAAGAGTTCTTGCGTTTCATCGGAATTGGGCCACATGATAGGGTCCAGTGTAACCTCCGCACGCCAAGCGGCGAGAGGGGCCCGACGCGCGAAATCGCAAGCGAGCGACGGGCCGACACGGCCAAATAGGCCCTTGCCCGATCCGAGCCACGAACCCCGAACCCCAGACCACGGCTCACTCCCCCACTTCGCGGCCATCGATCAATAGCCGGCCACCGTGGATCAGCCAATTCGGCGCCGATTTGGGAATCAGTTCGCAGCCGACGGCGCTCGTGACGCTCGGCCCCTCGATGTGCAGTTGGCTCTGGCCGTTGCCTTCGACAAGGCAGCCGTCGAGCGTGGCGTGCGAAGCGCCGCATACGGCAATGCCGCTACGGCCGTTCCACCGGGCGGTGATGTGGTCGAGCGTCGTGCCGCTGCCGACATCCTGGCAATTGATCCCGTCGAGCTCGAAGCCTTGCACGACGAGATTCGTGATCACCAGTTGCTCGACTTTGTAGAGCGTCAGCCCGACCTGCAATTGGGCATAGCTCAGCGAATATTGCTGCGGCAATCGGCCCGGCTCGACGCAGAAATAAATCCAGCCATCGTGGAGCGTCCACTCCAGCGGCTTCAATAGCGGCGGCATTTCTTCCGCCGGGGTCGCCGCAACGCGAGCCAGCGGTTGGCCTTGAAGGAAAAGCATTCCGAAAGCCATGTGCGTCGGCCGCATGCGAAACACGTTGCCGCCGGCCGACCGCCAACCCCCGGCCGGGGCCGAGCCGTCGAGTGTCGCGCCGTTGCCGTCGATCACCAGCGGCTTGAAGCTGAACCCGCTATGCCGCGGGCCGGAAAGACTGACCGATTCGTGATACGGCACGCCGGTGTTGGCCACGATGATGCGATCGCCCGAGTCGGCCAGCCGCAGCGCTTTGGCGAGCGACTGAACCGGCCCCGCGGAGCCGCCTTGTGTCGCGAATCGGCCATCGAAATGGTCGTCGCCGGCGCGATTGTTCACGAAGATATCGCGCCCCGCGGCCGGAAGGGCATACAAACCGGTCGCCGCCGCAACCGCCAGAATCAAGCATCGCATTGAGTTTCGCTCCCAAGAGAATTCGGCGCAACCGGGGTCTGGCTCATTTTTCGGCGCCGCTCGACCCGAACCACCCCCGAGCCCTCCGCCGAAAAATGTGCCTGACCCCCTTGCGGCCGACCCTTGCGCCGCGAACCCGCCTACCCCCAAACCAACCGCGAATTCGGCCCGCCGGTTTACATTCACTGTATCGTCTGCTTATTATAGGCGAGTTCGACAGCGAATAGGTTTTCCTGTTGCGGCGATTGTGCGGACTGCGCAAGCCAGGCGATCACGGATTGAGCGGCTGCCCCATACAATCCGATACGTCAACATCGCGGCGTGTACATCGCAGTTTGATCGGCATCCTTGATCGATTCGCCACGTCCCTCTGCGGACGGCTTGAATCGCCATAATCCTCGGCCGCAATCGGGCGGGGCCAAAATTTCTACGATGGCTGTTTCTCCCAATTCCGCATCGTCCAATTCCGCGACCAAGGAAGAAATCGCGCTGCCGAGCGAACTGTTTCGCACGGTCGTGTCGCTGCTGGTGGTGATCCACCTGTTCGTCGTCGGCGTCGCGATGCTGACGAACAACCGCAACGGCATCTGCACGTTGCTCATGAATGTCAAGACGCTGACGCCCGGCGTCGAACCGTATCTTTCGCAATTGTGGCTCGACCACGGCTACGATTACAACTTCATCGAACTGATGCCGGAGTTCGAGGACACGGCATCGCTCGACTGGCCGTACCATCTCGAAGCGACGCTCGACTACGGATCTGGCCGCGCGCCGGAGATCGTCGAATTGCCGGAGGCCAAGACCGAACCAGCCGACCGGCGCCAGCGCTTGCAACAACTGGCATTCGCGTTGGCGGAATATTCCAAATGGCCGGAAGGCCCCGACATTCCCGACGTCTTCAACGATCGGCGGCATCGTATCGGCGGCTCGATCGGGGCCGGCCTGTTGCGCGAGCATCCCGGTGCCAAATTCGTCACCCTGCGCTGGTATTACCATCGCGGCAAGCTGCACCCCGAAACATTGATGGCCGAACTGCCTGCGTGGACGCCCACCGATCCGCGCTATTTCACCACGATCGGCCGGATGCGCGTCGAGCTTTCCGACGACGGAACGCCCGAATCGATCGACATCTTGCCGCAAGGAGAAGTGGCCCCGCTGAAATCGGAGACCATCAAGTCGGAGACCATGAAGTCGGAGGCAAAGCCCGCCGCTGAAGCGCCGGCAAAATCGGCTCCGACAAATAATGCGCCCGCAAGCCGGCCGCCGACGACGGACAACAACTCGGCTCCCCAATCCAAAACGGAGTCGAACTGAAATGCACTCGATCGGCGATTATTTTCGCACGCTCTTCGACCGATTCGGCAAAGGCTGGAATCGATTTTGGTTTGCACCGCGCGACCCGCTGACATTGGGCATGATTCGGATCCTCACCGCCGCGATGGCGATCGCGCTTTACTTGACGTATCTGCCCGATCTAACCCGACTGTTTGGACCCGACGGATTGTTGTCGCGCGACGCGATGCTCGATATGCGCGACCGGGTGCCGGTGTTCTCGACGTTCGATTGGGCGAGAAGCACGGCGGCGCTGTGGATTTTTTATTGGGCCGGCGCCGCGGCGCTCGCGGCGATGCTCGTCGGACTGTTCACGCGCGTGACGTCCGTGCTGGCGCTAGTGGCCGTGTTGTCGTTGATTTATCGCGGACCGATGCTGGCCCGGCCGGTCGACGATATCGTCGCCATGCTGATGTTCTATCTGTGCTTGGGCCCCTGCGGTCGGACGCTTTCGATCGATGCCTGGATTCAGCGAATGCGCAGCACTTCGAGCGGCACGGCGAGAAGCATTGTTCCGAGTAGCGCGGCGACGATTTCAACGCGCCTAATCCAAGTCCATTTGAGCGCCATTTACTTTGCAATGGCATTCGCCAAACTACGCGGCACCATCGGCACGAGTATTTGGTGGGACGGTTCGGCCGTCTGGGACTTGATGGCCAGGCCCGAATATCCGCTCGTGAATCTCAGCGGACTCGGGTTCAGTGACCCAGGCTGGTATTTCATCAACATTTGGACCCTGGCGATCCTCGCGTTCGAGTTTAGCTTCGCGATTCTGATCTGGAATCGCCTTGCTCGCCCGTTGCTGTTGGGCATTTCGCTCATCATGTGGGTCGGC
This sequence is a window from Pirellulales bacterium. Protein-coding genes within it:
- a CDS encoding serine/threonine-protein kinase, with product MPTAVDDRDLRLSKLLVELTDAQQAGRGATLDETVAAHPDLADELRELWGAVMLADAVASHVSDAKEAAISPSQAPTVALSTPRVALPARLGDYELLEELGRGGMGVVYRARQISLDRIVAVKMILRGQLATAADRARFRAEAEAAAKLDHPNIVPVYEVGDLDGQPYFSMKFVAGTTLARQLADGPLEPREAAALLVPVAKAIHFAHRHGLLHRDLKPSNILIDDEGQPHVTDFGLAKRITDQHGPTLTGAIVGTPSYMSPEQADGRRGVIGPASDVYSLGTILYQMLTGRPPFQTASPVDTLLMVLEQDPVPPRMLNARADRDLEMIALKCLQKPAQLRYPSAERLAADLNAYLSGEPVSARSGGFTQVIARVFRETHHAPLLENWGLLWMWHSVVLLGLCLATNLLVWQHVASRWPYLWIWAGGFAVWAPIFWALRRRAGPVTFIERQIAHLWGAAVIASVELFVIEWLLRLPVLKLSPVLGLISGMVFVVKAGILSGEFYVQAVASFLTAGVMALWPEFGHTIFGIVTGICFFAPGLKYYRQRRVQAAG
- a CDS encoding right-handed parallel beta-helix repeat-containing protein; translated protein: MRCLILAVAAATGLYALPAAGRDIFVNNRAGDDHFDGRFATQGGSAGPVQSLAKALRLADSGDRIIVANTGVPYHESVSLSGPRHSGFSFKPLVIDGNGATLDGSAPAGGWRSAGGNVFRMRPTHMAFGMLFLQGQPLARVAATPAEEMPPLLKPLEWTLHDGWIYFCVEPGRLPQQYSLSYAQLQVGLTLYKVEQLVITNLVVQGFELDGINCQDVGSGTTLDHITARWNGRSGIAVCGASHATLDGCLVEGNGQSQLHIEGPSVTSAVGCELIPKSAPNWLIHGGRLLIDGREVGE
- a CDS encoding sigma-70 family RNA polymerase sigma factor, whose protein sequence is MWPNSDETQELLAAARGGDTTAVNRLLDRHRAALRRMIDLRMDRGIGRRIDASDIVQDVLLDAHRRLEEYLAHPAMPFHLWLRHMARDRLIDAHRRHRVAARRSVDREQPLVAPAKLDQSTLDLAAELVDPELTPAAAATWHELQVRFQQALEHMDEQDREVVLLRHFEHLSNGDVAQVLGLSEPAAGMRYLRAMRRLRAHLEKTAGGKPEAEGDQTDDRPQPS